One Mercurialis annua linkage group LG3, ddMerAnnu1.2, whole genome shotgun sequence DNA window includes the following coding sequences:
- the LOC126673493 gene encoding uncharacterized protein LOC126673493 produces the protein MALLTQHSNPINPSPSTAYTKYLNPNSSSLPFPLKIQTNKHLFSSIVPLRTCNLQHPLPIFSRRMVIPAVSGIWDALSGGGNNVRDAVLAVTRGMELFRQGDVSGSLVEFDKAMELDPRQKAYLWQRGLSLYYLDRFEEGAEQFRFDVAQNPNDTEESIWCFLCEAQLYGVDEARRRFLEVGRDRRPYMREAYNMFKDGGDPEKLVAAFPDGGEFFYASLYAGLYYESQNEPDAAKLHIVAACKSPYGQGSDYMAALAKVHCQCRNWSID, from the exons ATGGCACTACTAACCCAACACTCAAACCCCATTAATCCATCACCCTCCACtgcatatactaagtatttaaaTCCTAATTCTTCATCACTTCCATTTCCACTCAAAATTCAAACCAACAAACACTTGTTCAGCTCCATTGTTCCGTTAAGAACTTGCAATCTTCAACACCCGTTGCCAATTTTTTCAAGAAGAATGGTTATTCCTGCCGTATCTGGTATCTGGGATGCCCTCTCCGGCGGCGGCAATAATGTCCGTGACGCCGTTTTGGCAGTTACACGGGGAATGGAACTCTTTAGACAG GGTGATGTTTCAGGGTCTCTAGTGGAATTTGATAAGGCAATGGAGTTGGATCCTCGTCAAAAAGCTT ATCTTTGGCAAAGGGGCTTATCACTTTACTATCTTGATAG GTTTGAGGAAGGAGCCGAGCAGTTTCGGTTTGATGTTGCACAAAATCCAAATGATACAGAGGAGTCCATATGGTGCTTCCTATGTGAAGCTCAGCTGTATGGAGTTGATGAGGCAAGGAGGCGGTTCCTTGAG GTTGGCAGAGATCGAAGACCTTATATGCGAGAAGCTTATAACATGTTTAAAGATGGTGGTGATCCTGAAAAG CTTGTTGCTGCATTTCCAGATGGCGGCGAGTTTTTTTATGCTTCTTTATATGCCGGGCTTTATTATGAATCTCAG AACGAACCAGATGCAGCCAAATTGCATATAGTTGCTGCTTGTAAATCTCCTTACGGACAAGG GTCTGATTATATGGCTGCTCTTGCCAAGGTCCATTGTCAATGTCGGAACTGGAGCATCGACTGA
- the LOC126673492 gene encoding F-box protein PP2-B15-like: MELTNLPEGCISTILSLTSPLDVCKSSLVSTSFLSAADSDIVWESFLPSDYHDIVKKSTTHLRFCSKKELFRRLCDAVYLDCGRKMLKLEKLSGKKSYIISARDLDITWSNQSMYWNWVSLPESRFSEVASLRTTCWLEIQSKLKTKMLSEKTLYAAFLILKISDRAYGLDLTPSEVSVEVGNQITSSGTACLRRREDSIKQQMELLMFGNRTHMLAVKGDGRVPVERDDGWSEIELGEFFVDGGSNEEVKMSLKEVKGQHLKGGLIVEGIEIRPKY; the protein is encoded by the exons ATGGAGCTTACTAATTTACCAGAAGGCTGTATTTCCACAATTCTTTCATTAACATCTCCATTAGATGTCTGCAAGTCATCTCTTGTCTCAACTTCATTTTTATCAGCTGCAGATTCTGATATTGTCTGGGAAAGTTTCTTGCCTTCTGATTATCATGACATTGTCAAAAAATCTACAACTCATCTCCGTTTTTGTTCGAAAAAGGAGCTTTTTCGTCGACTCTGCGACGCGGTTTACTTAGATTGTGGTCGAAAG ATGTTGAAGTTGGAGAAATTAAGTGGCAAGAAATCTTATATAATTTCAGCAAGAGATCTTGATATAACATGGAGTAATCAATCAATGTACTGGAACTGGGTTTCTTTGCCTGAATCAAG ATTTTCTGAAGTGGCGTCTCTTAGAACAACATGCTGGCTAGAAATACAATCCAAACTCAAAACGAAAATGCTATCGGAAAAAACATTATACGCAGCGTTTCTAATACTAAAAATCTCCGACCGGGCATACGGCCTTGATTTAACACCGTCGGAGGTATCAGTTGAAGTCGGCAATCAAATTACGTCGAGCGGCACAGCCTGTTTACGCCGTCGTGAAGATAGCATTAAACAGCAAATGGAGTTACTAATGTTTGGTAATCGGACGCATATGCTGGCGGTGAAAGGGGATGGGCGGGTTCCGGTGGAGAGAGACGACGGATGGTCGGAGATTGAGCTGGGAGAGTTCTTTGTTGACGGTGGAAGTAACGAGGAAGTGAAGATGAGTTTGAAGGAAGTGAAGGGTCAACATTTGAAAGGAGGGCTTATTGTTGAAGGCATTGAAATTAGACCTAAATATTAA
- the LOC126673490 gene encoding glycine-rich domain-containing protein 2 isoform X1, whose protein sequence is MSPSPAAATRHRTEISDTTTLSEISEVDTVRLSLDLVSAAKRNIVFLKAVSESQWLHEKACAVEAIRRYEELWMPLISDLTVGSTPPMILPPLDIEWVWFCHTLNPVSYKQYCSARFSKLIGKPAIFYEENEEYALMRCEEYWMNRYPNDSFENEVDLKSDQVVENEDLFNEVMKHRYLYVKLSLPYMSELVYLIAARKRYKGFLYLLQRFSEGCSRSVPSLDILLMLITHQSYATVYAEDMKEMEAEMMEKVVGIWETVKDKEVEETKRIWEKAFDQPYEKAGGAVDFHGLASVKPPMYWDVSDIDVNTKYKSLLPRFLLEVCIYVRLNSKIKPEKDEKRCSFLRLRMVRCHREMMIDKPVSSFSSDTWNKVSQLYCEFGTKGLMLEFHKQGSGFFKSSKVEGSAMFLWNDLLRAYSLNLEREIDRQFRIVVSITPPVQAPYLLKCVPDRVTDDSGAMISEVILKMNHYKPQEGRWLSRTVLDHAGRECFIVRTRVAGGFWRRGGERPTAVKWEDRIIEVREGSWKYVAGSIGRAPEKVVGTATPREPPENSQASWCFSTGDELLISWQSSSTSLSGITLSLTNQASSDSTMKLLKGRKMQYKVDNEEEKEDEADFVTIIRYTEDNPTGRATALLNWKLLLVEVLPEEDAVLAILICISILRSVSELRKEDLGGLLTRRRVREAKTGGRDWGSVVLHPCSLSPSMASPYVKPWYWNAKSVITSDVVQNLSKQSAASSSQVEGGDKLYKQGIITTGHV, encoded by the exons ATGTCGCCGTCTCCGGCGGCGGCGACTCGCCACCGCACCGAGATATCGGACACAACAACACTCAGCGAAATTTCAGAAGTGGACACTGTACGACTCAGCTTAGATCTTGTCTCTGCTGCTAAACGAAATATTGTGTTCTTGAAAGCTGTGAGTGAGTCACAGTGGCTTCACGAGAAAGCTTGTGCTGTTGAAGCTATCAGAAG ATATGAAGAGCTATGGATGCCGTTGATTTCTGATCTGACGGTGGGATCAACTCCTCCTATGATTCTTCCTCCACTTGATATTGAGTGGGTTTGGTTCTGTCACACTTTGAATCCA GTGAGTTACAAACAATACTGCAGTGCAAGATTCTCAAAACTAATAGGGAAGCCAGCAATTTTTTATGAGGAAAATGAAGAGTATGCATTGATGAGATGTGAAGAGTATTGGATGAATAGATATCCAAATGATTCATTTGAGAATGAAGTTGATTTGAAATCAGACCAAGTTGTTGAAAATGAAGATTTATTTAATGAAGTGATGAAACATAGatatttatatgttaaattatCATTGCCATATATGAGTGAGCTTGTGTATTTAATAGCAGCTAGAAAAAGATACAAGGGATTTTTGTATTTATTGCAGAGATTCAGTGAAGGGTGTTCTAGAAGTGTTCCTAGTTTGGATATCTTGCTAATGTTGATAACTCATCAG AGTTATGCAACAGTGTATGCAGAGGATATGAAGGAGATGGAGGCTGAGATGATGGAGAAGGTAGTGGGGATATGGGAGACTGTGAAAGACAAAGAGGTTGAAGAAACAAAAAGGATATGGGAAAAAGCATTTGATCAACCTTATGAGAAAGCTGGTGGAGCAGTGGATTTTCATGGTCTTGCCTCAGTCAAGCCACCCATGTATTGGGATGTATCAGATATAGACGTCAATACCAAATACAAGTCCTTGTTGCCTAGGTTCTTGCTGGAA GTTTGTATATATGTGAGGCTCAACTCTAAAATTAAACCAGAAAAGGATGAAAAAAGATGCAGCTTTCTACGTCTGCGAATGGTGAGATGCCATAGGGAAATGATGATTGATAAACCTGTTTCCAGTTTCTCCTCGGATACCTGGAATAAAGTTTCTCAACTCTATTGTGAGTTTGGCACCAAAGGACTAATGCTCGAGTTTCATAAACAAGGTAGCGGTTTCTTTAAGTCAAGCAAAGTAGAAGGCTCGGCTATGTTCCTCTGGAATGACTTGTTGCGAGCATATTCTCTTAATCTGGAAAGAGAAATTGATAGGCAATTCAGGATTGTTGTATCAATAACTCCTCCTGTTCAAGCGCCATACTTGTTGAAATGTGTTCCGGACAGAGTTACAGATGATTCAGGGGCTATGATATCAGAGGTGATTCTGAAAATGAACCACTACAAGCCTCAGGAAGGTCGGTGGCTGTCCCGTACAGTTCTTGATCATGCAGGGAGAGAGTGTTTTATAGTTCGAACAAG AGTTGCAGGAGGGTTTTGGAGGAGAGGAGGAGAAAGGCCAACAGCCGTGAAATGGGAAGACAGGATCATAGAGGTACGAGAAGGTTCTTGGAAATATGTTGCCGGTTCAATCGGTAGAGCACCTG AGAAAGTAGTAGGAACAGCAACACCAAGAGAGCCTCCGGAAAATTCGCAAGCTTCATGGTGTTTCTCAACCGGAGACGAATTATTGATAAGTTGGCAATCATCATCGACATCATTATCCGGCATAACGTTATCTTTAACAAATCAGGCATCTTCTGATTCAACC ATGAAGTTGTTAAAAGGGCGTAAAATGCAATACAAAGTAGACAACgaggaagaaaaagaagatgaagCGGATTTTGTGACAATTATTCGATACACGGAAGATAATCCAACAGGAAGAGCAACAGCTCTTCTGAATTGGAAGCTGCTGTTAGTTGAAGTATTACCAGAGGAGGATGCAGTTCTGGCAATTCTGATATGCATTTCGATTCTCAGAAGTGTATCAGAATTGAGAAAAGAAGATTTAGGAGGCTTGCTTACGAGAAGGAGAGTAAGAGAAGCAAAGACGGGTGGTAGAGATTGGGGTTCTGTTGTTCTTCATCCGTGTTCTTTGTCGCCATCAATGGCTTCACCGTACGTGAAGCCCTGGTATTGGAATGCAAAGTCTGTTATTACATCAGATGTTGtacaaaatttatcaaaacaatCGGCTGCTAGTTCTTCACAAGTAGAAGGTGGTGATAAATTGTATAAGCAAGGGATTATCACCACAGGACATGTTTAA
- the LOC126673490 gene encoding uncharacterized protein LOC126673490 isoform X2: MSPSPAAATRHRTEISDTTTLSEISEVDTVRLSLDLVSAAKRNIVFLKAVSESQWLHEKACAVEAIRRYEELWMPLISDLTVGSTPPMILPPLDIEWVWFCHTLNPVSYKQYCSARFSKLIGKPAIFYEENEEYALMRCEEYWMNRYPNDSFENEVDLKSDQVVENEDLFNEVMKHRYLYVKLSLPYMSELVYLIAARKRYKGFLYLLQRFSEGCSRSVPSLDILLMLITHQSYATVYAEDMKEMEAEMMEKVVGIWETVKDKEVEETKRIWEKAFDQPYEKAGGAVDFHGLASVKPPMYWDVSDIDVNTKYKSLLPRFLLEVCIYVRLNSKIKPEKDEKRCSFLRLRMVRCHREMMIDKPVSSFSSDTWNKVSQLYCEFGTKGLMLEFHKQGSGFFKSSKVEGSAMFLWNDLLRAYSLNLEREIDRQFRIVVSITPPVQAPYLLKCVPDRVTDDSGAMISEVILKMNHYKPQEGRWLSRTVLDHAGRECFIVRTRVAGGFWRRGGERPTAVKWEDRIIEVREGSWKYVAGSIGRAPVQRK; the protein is encoded by the exons ATGTCGCCGTCTCCGGCGGCGGCGACTCGCCACCGCACCGAGATATCGGACACAACAACACTCAGCGAAATTTCAGAAGTGGACACTGTACGACTCAGCTTAGATCTTGTCTCTGCTGCTAAACGAAATATTGTGTTCTTGAAAGCTGTGAGTGAGTCACAGTGGCTTCACGAGAAAGCTTGTGCTGTTGAAGCTATCAGAAG ATATGAAGAGCTATGGATGCCGTTGATTTCTGATCTGACGGTGGGATCAACTCCTCCTATGATTCTTCCTCCACTTGATATTGAGTGGGTTTGGTTCTGTCACACTTTGAATCCA GTGAGTTACAAACAATACTGCAGTGCAAGATTCTCAAAACTAATAGGGAAGCCAGCAATTTTTTATGAGGAAAATGAAGAGTATGCATTGATGAGATGTGAAGAGTATTGGATGAATAGATATCCAAATGATTCATTTGAGAATGAAGTTGATTTGAAATCAGACCAAGTTGTTGAAAATGAAGATTTATTTAATGAAGTGATGAAACATAGatatttatatgttaaattatCATTGCCATATATGAGTGAGCTTGTGTATTTAATAGCAGCTAGAAAAAGATACAAGGGATTTTTGTATTTATTGCAGAGATTCAGTGAAGGGTGTTCTAGAAGTGTTCCTAGTTTGGATATCTTGCTAATGTTGATAACTCATCAG AGTTATGCAACAGTGTATGCAGAGGATATGAAGGAGATGGAGGCTGAGATGATGGAGAAGGTAGTGGGGATATGGGAGACTGTGAAAGACAAAGAGGTTGAAGAAACAAAAAGGATATGGGAAAAAGCATTTGATCAACCTTATGAGAAAGCTGGTGGAGCAGTGGATTTTCATGGTCTTGCCTCAGTCAAGCCACCCATGTATTGGGATGTATCAGATATAGACGTCAATACCAAATACAAGTCCTTGTTGCCTAGGTTCTTGCTGGAA GTTTGTATATATGTGAGGCTCAACTCTAAAATTAAACCAGAAAAGGATGAAAAAAGATGCAGCTTTCTACGTCTGCGAATGGTGAGATGCCATAGGGAAATGATGATTGATAAACCTGTTTCCAGTTTCTCCTCGGATACCTGGAATAAAGTTTCTCAACTCTATTGTGAGTTTGGCACCAAAGGACTAATGCTCGAGTTTCATAAACAAGGTAGCGGTTTCTTTAAGTCAAGCAAAGTAGAAGGCTCGGCTATGTTCCTCTGGAATGACTTGTTGCGAGCATATTCTCTTAATCTGGAAAGAGAAATTGATAGGCAATTCAGGATTGTTGTATCAATAACTCCTCCTGTTCAAGCGCCATACTTGTTGAAATGTGTTCCGGACAGAGTTACAGATGATTCAGGGGCTATGATATCAGAGGTGATTCTGAAAATGAACCACTACAAGCCTCAGGAAGGTCGGTGGCTGTCCCGTACAGTTCTTGATCATGCAGGGAGAGAGTGTTTTATAGTTCGAACAAG AGTTGCAGGAGGGTTTTGGAGGAGAGGAGGAGAAAGGCCAACAGCCGTGAAATGGGAAGACAGGATCATAGAGGTACGAGAAGGTTCTTGGAAATATGTTGCCGGTTCAATCGGTAGAGCACCTG TACAGAGAAAGTAG